ATTCATTAAGAGCACAGTACACAGGTCCTTTCCCctccggcccccccccccccccccagcctctaCCTGCCGGCCTTAAACTCGTACTTTTTCGAGTgacagaggggaggagggagtggggagatgATGAAGAAACTAAACATCATCCCCAACCATACAGTCCACCTTCTGACTTCTCtcagtgataaaagaaaaaaataaacgtgggaaagggggggggggggggagtggcaggaaggaagggacaagcccctgagcccaggaagcccGCGTTGGGGGACACTCCCCAAAGTCGGCCCCCACCTCCTCCTTCCCCACTTCCTTCTTCGCCCTCCTCCTTGGGCCGAATCTGGTGCCAATGCGCCAGGATGGAGAGATCTCGGCGCGGGAGGAGATGACGCAAAAGCCAGcgctgtccccccccccccccccaaaaaaaaaaaaagtgtttcttcAGGACGAAGATGGCGGCAACTTAGCCCGGGCACTGAAGATGACTGGGGTTCTCGGGAGACCCAGCCCAGGCGATTCGGCCCCGAGGTCCCGGGGAGACGGCGCGCGGCGAGCGCCGCAGCAGCCGGGCGGCGGCGTCAGTAGCGGCAGcccgggaggcggcggcggcggcggcggcagcgccCGCGGGCAGACctgcggcagcggcggcggcggcggcagcagcagcagcagcagttagagcgcggggtggggggtgggggggagggagagcccTGTCGGCGGCGGCTGCCCAGGCTCTGGActaggggggagagagagagaagtaggaggaggaggaggagaagaaaaaggagaaggaaaagaaggaggaggaagaggaggagaagaagaggaggaggagaggaggaggggaggcgCTCTGGTCGCCGTCAGTGGGCAGCGGAGACGCGGCatgcccctggcaggggagagcGGGCTGCCCTCAGCAGGACCATGGGGCCCGGCGCTCTGACCATGCCTGGGTGAGAGGAGCAGCGCCAGCCGCCCCGCCGCCTCCACCATCACCTCCTGCACTCAGCCTCACCACCGGCCACCAGCCACCAGCACCAGCCTCCTccgcctcttctctctttctctctctctctctccctctctttctctctctctacattATTGTTTCCCACTCGACCGAGAATGGGGTCTGCGGATGCATAGGTGGGAAGCAAGGCAGGTTTTCCTCCAAAGCCTGGTAATATTTCTGTAggcaacagaagagagagagaaaagagagggagtgagagagagagggagagggagagagagaagaaacggGAGGAGGGGATAAGGAAATTAAACCCTTTAAGTCAATGCATATTGTGGTGACACCGGCACAGGAGCCCTCACGGTGGAGTCGGCCAGGGCTGTGCGTTCCCAAAATATGACCAGGGGTGCTTGGATGTGTCGGCAGTATGACGACGGCTTAAAAATCTGGTTGGCAGCACCCCGGGAGAACGAGAAACCGTTCACCGATTCAGAGAGGGCTCAGAAATGGCGACTGTCTCTGGCATCTCTCTTGTTTTTCACAGTCCTGCTCTCTGATCACTTGTGGTTCTGCGCTGAGGCCAAACTGACTCGGACCCGGGAcaaggagcagcagcagcagcagcagcagcagcagcggcagcagcagcagcagcagcagcagaggcagcggcagcagcagcagcagcagcagcagcagcggcagcgGCAGCAGGAGCCCTCCTGGCCGGCGCTCCTGGCGAGCATGGGGGAATCCTCGCCCGCCGCCCAGGCACACAGACTCCTCTCCGCCTCCTcgtcccccaccctgcccccctcccccggcgacggcggcggcggcggccaggGCAACCGAGGCAAAAACAACCGGAGCAAGGCTCTTTTTCTAGGAAACTCCGCCAAACCCGTGTGGCGCCTGGAGACTTGTTACCCCCAGGGCGCCTCTTCGGGCCAGTGCTTCACGATCGAAAACGCGGACGCCGTGTGCGCCAGGAACTGGAGTCGGGGGGTGGCGGCCGGGGGGGAGGAGCAGCAGGTGAGAGGCAAGCCTCCAACTCCGCTCTGGAACTTGTCGGATTTTTACCTTTCGTTTTGTAATTCCTACACACTTTGGGAGTTGTTCTCGGGGCTGTCCAGTCCCAACACTTTGAACTGCAGTTTGGATGTGGTGCTCAAGGAGGACGGCGAGATGACCGCCTGCAGGCAGTGCGTCGAGGCTTACCAAGACTACGACCACCACGCGCAGGAGAAATACGAAGAGTTTGAAAGTGTGCTCCATAAATACTTACAGTCGGAGGAGTACTCGGTGAAATCATGCCCCGAGGACTGTAAGGTAGGAACAGCGGAGTTTCCCTCCCCTTTTCCTGCTCCTTTCTATCTACGTTTGCTCGGTTGTGGTCTCCTCTAgggttcttcaaatattttttgttggtgttggcTCTGGTTTCGTTACATCCGTGGTTAACCGTGGTTGTAAGAGATTCGCTTGCTGCTTGTGTCAGGGACCTGGTGGACTGTTTCCTCTTCTCGGCCATCCCTGGAGATGGGAGAAGGTTCTGGTCTTCTGAGATCATAAAGCTGGTGCTTCAGCTGTTTCTTACAACCAGGCTATAGACTCGAACTtggttactttttcttttcttttcttttttttttttcatcgtGGAATTTGACTAGTCAGGAAGACCGTGAAGGGAATGCATATTAATGGCCACAGCTAAAGTCAGAAGTGTCGGAGACGGGCATTTGTGGTCTGGTATATGGACTTGTTCACGTGAACTCTCTTAGAGTTGAGTAGAGGGTCAGAAAGTGTAGTTGTTTATATAGGGGGAAAAGGCATTCTGTCTGTTTTACAGAGTAGTTCTAGTTGCTTGGAAAGTCTAGGGCCTACCTGAGCTTACTTAGACTCtttaattcccgcccccccccccccccacacttaGAATTTTGTATAATAATTGAGCTGAGAATAACTCTGACTGGTGAGTTTTAATTAGGAACTTGGTAATTGTTTTTCAGTGCTAGTTTATTTATGAGGCACCTTATGTAATTAGCTTGAATTTTCAGATGCTCTCCAGAATTACTAAGTGGCAAAGGCTGCATGctaaaaatgagaatttattgaaCTCTTTAATAACTTGTATTATATTCACACTCTCGTTGTTGggtataataaagaaaataactcTTACTGATTGGCAAAGAAGTGTCTGcaagtttattaagaaattgcCAGGGCCCCTGTGGGTGGAATCCCGGAGAGGGGAGAGTCGCTGTTCGTGGTGCTGAAATGAGATTTGGTGCCTAAGAGCTCTGTTGAAGATGAAGATACTGCAGTGACCTTTATTAGGGAAGCAATGATGACAGAATCTGAATAAACCTGAATGTTTCTAAGGATAACTTATTTAGAAATATTATAAAACTAGAAGtgtttttcaaaatatgtaatacaccacagtctcttcttttttctttcctactttcTCACACAAATGGAGCAACTGTACCTCTGCCTCCCTTGCTTTGTGCTGGGAAAGTGCAGTCAAGGGCAGTGGGGATCAAAGGATCTAGTGCTATTTTGACAAGAGAAGTGGGCTAATGGATACCTATTAAAAATGAACATAGTTGAAGGACCAGTTTTTACTTTGGGTTAATTA
The window above is part of the Dasypus novemcinctus isolate mDasNov1 chromosome 15, mDasNov1.1.hap2, whole genome shotgun sequence genome. Proteins encoded here:
- the NALF1 gene encoding NALCN channel auxiliary factor 1 isoform X2, encoding MTRGAWMCRQYDDGLKIWLAAPRENEKPFTDSERAQKWRLSLASLLFFTVLLSDHLWFCAEAKLTRTRDKEQQQQQQQQQRQQQQQQQQRQRQQQQQQQQQRQRQQEPSWPALLASMGESSPAAQAHRLLSASSSPTLPPSPGDGGGGGQGNRGKNNRSKALFLGNSAKPVWRLETCYPQGASSGQCFTIENADAVCARNWSRGVAAGGEEQQVRGKPPTPLWNLSDFYLSFCNSYTLWELFSGLSSPNTLNCSLDVVLKEDGEMTACRQCVEAYQDYDHHAQEKYEEFESVLHKYLQSEEYSVKSCPEDCKIVYKAWLCSQYFEVTQFNCRKTIPCKQYCLEVQTRCPFILPDNDEVIYGGLSSFICTGEGEVYL
- the NALF1 gene encoding NALCN channel auxiliary factor 1 isoform X1, yielding MTRGAWMCRQYDDGLKIWLAAPRENEKPFTDSERAQKWRLSLASLLFFTVLLSDHLWFCAEAKLTRTRDKEQQQQQQQQQRQQQQQQQQRQRQQQQQQQQQRQRQQEPSWPALLASMGESSPAAQAHRLLSASSSPTLPPSPGDGGGGGQGNRGKNNRSKALFLGNSAKPVWRLETCYPQGASSGQCFTIENADAVCARNWSRGVAAGGEEQQVRGKPPTPLWNLSDFYLSFCNSYTLWELFSGLSSPNTLNCSLDVVLKEDGEMTACRQCVEAYQDYDHHAQEKYEEFESVLHKYLQSEEYSVKSCPEDCKIVYKAWLCSQYFEVTQFNCRKTIPCKQYCLEVQTRCPFILPDNDEVIYGGLSSFICTGLYETFLTNDEPECCDVRREEQSNNLSKGTVEKSDSCHRTSLTVSSATRLCNSRLKLCVLVLMLLHTVLTASAAQNTTGLSFGGINTLEENSTNEE